One Dysidea avara chromosome 7, odDysAvar1.4, whole genome shotgun sequence genomic region harbors:
- the LOC136262028 gene encoding cytochrome P450 3A19-like translates to MNGTQRRTLTAATYEACQGVQYLDMVLCESLRFYPPVPRTTRIALETVVINNVMIPKGSLIEVPIEYIHRNPELWPEPDKFIPERFLPGEKQKRHPCAFLLFGAGPQNCIGLRFAMLEAKMLLLPIIRQMKFVACADTEIPLKRKLGLTIVPENGIYLLLQSW, encoded by the exons ACTGCTGCAACTTATGAAGCTTGTCAAGGTGTGCAGTATTTAGATATGGTGTTGTGTGAGTCATTGAGATTCTATCCTCCTGTACCTAG GACAACTAGGATAGCTCTTGAAACAGTCGTCATTAACAATGTGATGATTCCTAAAGGAAGCCTCATTGAGGTTCCCATTGAGTACATTCACCGTAATCCAGAACTGTGGCCAGAACCTGATAAATTTATCCCTGAaag GTTCTTACCAGGAGAGAAGCAAAAAAGGCATCCTTGTGCCTTTTTACTGTTTGGTGCTGGCCCTCAAAATTGTATTGGTCTACGATTTGCGATGCTTGAGGCAAAGATGCTACTGCTCCCTATAATCAGACAGATGAAGTTTGTTGCATGTGCTGACACAGAG ATACCATTGAAACGGAAGTTGGGCCTCACCATTGTTCCTGAAAATGGCATATACCTGTTGTTACAGTCTTGGTAG